A genomic window from Candidatus Binatia bacterium includes:
- a CDS encoding heterodisulfide reductase-related iron-sulfur binding cluster: protein MAAPEMRFVETDKLLSCVHCGLCLSSCPTYVELGTEADSPRGRILLMRALEEGRLQPTPEVTSHLDSCLGCRACETACPSGVPYGALIEAARPFVEQHRSLLTRFARWVLDAFLTYPTLRGAATAPLRLLAGKPWTAYLARATSSSLIGYAAALPAWRGATTLPTEIEPEGPERGTAVLLTGCVAHSSFPDTTVAIARLLARAGVRVKIPAGQGCCGALSLHLGSDVRARDRALHLIRRVVDDDAQWYVSTAAGCGAHLREYHELLPNDSGAARIAAGARDPLDLLAELGLPPPRNTLDLKVAMHDPCHLLHGQGVKDAPRQLLREIPGVQLVELSEAEFCCGSAGTYNLTEPEIAGRLLERKLADIRKSGADVVAAANPGCILQIRAGTILGDMPVEIAHPIELLARAHGVGG from the coding sequence ATGGCCGCCCCGGAAATGCGCTTCGTCGAGACCGACAAATTGCTGTCGTGCGTGCACTGCGGACTATGTCTTTCGTCGTGCCCAACGTATGTGGAACTCGGCACCGAGGCCGACTCCCCGCGAGGACGAATCCTCCTCATGCGCGCGCTGGAAGAGGGACGCCTTCAACCCACGCCGGAGGTCACGAGCCACCTCGACAGCTGCCTCGGGTGCCGGGCGTGCGAGACGGCGTGTCCGTCCGGCGTTCCGTACGGCGCCCTGATCGAAGCAGCGCGGCCGTTCGTCGAGCAACACCGTTCTCTGCTGACGAGGTTCGCCCGCTGGGTGCTGGACGCGTTCCTCACGTACCCCACCCTCCGCGGCGCGGCGACGGCGCCCCTTCGCCTCCTCGCAGGAAAGCCGTGGACCGCGTATCTCGCGCGCGCGACGTCCTCCTCCCTGATCGGCTACGCGGCCGCCCTCCCGGCCTGGCGCGGCGCCACCACTCTGCCCACGGAGATCGAGCCCGAGGGGCCGGAGCGCGGGACCGCGGTACTCCTCACGGGCTGCGTCGCGCACTCGTCGTTCCCCGACACGACCGTCGCCATCGCGCGCCTCCTCGCCCGAGCGGGAGTCCGCGTGAAGATCCCCGCGGGCCAAGGATGCTGCGGCGCGCTTTCCCTTCACCTGGGTAGCGACGTTCGAGCCCGCGATCGCGCACTTCATCTCATCCGACGCGTCGTCGACGACGATGCGCAGTGGTACGTTTCGACCGCCGCGGGTTGCGGCGCCCACCTGCGCGAATACCACGAGCTGCTGCCCAACGACTCCGGTGCCGCTCGCATCGCGGCGGGCGCACGAGACCCGCTCGACCTTCTCGCCGAACTGGGGCTACCCCCACCCCGCAATACGCTCGACCTGAAGGTCGCGATGCACGACCCGTGTCACCTGCTGCACGGCCAGGGCGTGAAAGACGCGCCGCGACAGCTTCTGCGCGAGATCCCCGGCGTGCAGTTGGTCGAGCTCTCCGAAGCCGAGTTCTGTTGCGGGAGCGCCGGCACGTACAACCTGACGGAACCGGAGATCGCCGGACGCCTCCTCGAGCGGAAGCTCGCCGACATCCGAAAGAGCGGTGCGGACGTAGTGGCCGCCGCGAATCCCGGCTGTATCCTTCAGATCCGGGCGGGAACGATCTTGGGCGACATGCCCGTCGAGATCGCTCACCCCATCGAGCTCCTCGCTCGCGCCCACGGCGTCGGAGGCTGA
- a CDS encoding carboxylesterase/lipase family protein has product MSGPLVTTPSGKIEGTDLGHCLEFRGVPFAAPPIGPLRFRAPQKPESWTGVRKATAFGAVAPQNDAMSVVVRRFLGGATVQSEDCLCLNVWTPAADAGRRPVLVWIHGGAFTLGSGGNELYSGSRLARRGDVVVVTINYRLGAVGFLNADGSFGKDNGIVPNVGLHDQIAALEWVRDHIGAFGGDPERVTVFGESAGGMSVGTLLGIPAAQGLFERAILQSGAAHNVSTEAKAAEVSRLFLEELGANGATPEAVQSAPVAALLAAQGAIADRLGVMLGVLPWQPSVDGTLVPESPYTAIASGRVRPVPTLIGTNKDEWRLFLMGDPRLRTLDEPAFERRVRRTLEAVVGSNDERLALKAVARYGPALGTPLQRWCAFQSDRVFHAPAAMLAERCAASGAPAYTYRFDWVPPMVGAYTGSFHALEIPFVFGTLRGGFLRAVLGATVDARSLSNRMQQSWLSFARDGRPAADNLPAWESFTTENPRTMILAPGCGVREDVHAPAVRFFGPLLDG; this is encoded by the coding sequence ATGTCGGGTCCTTTAGTCACGACTCCTTCGGGGAAGATCGAGGGCACCGATCTCGGGCACTGCCTCGAGTTCAGAGGCGTCCCCTTCGCGGCGCCACCGATCGGACCCCTTCGGTTCCGGGCACCCCAGAAGCCCGAATCATGGACCGGGGTCCGAAAGGCGACCGCATTCGGGGCCGTCGCGCCCCAGAACGACGCGATGTCGGTGGTGGTTCGTCGCTTCCTCGGCGGTGCGACCGTCCAGAGCGAAGACTGTCTCTGTCTAAACGTGTGGACGCCCGCGGCAGACGCCGGCCGCCGACCCGTTCTCGTCTGGATCCACGGGGGCGCGTTCACGCTCGGCTCCGGTGGGAACGAGCTGTACTCCGGCTCACGGCTCGCTCGGCGTGGCGACGTGGTCGTCGTGACGATCAACTACCGGCTCGGCGCCGTCGGCTTTCTGAACGCGGATGGGTCGTTCGGGAAGGACAACGGCATCGTGCCGAACGTCGGGTTGCACGATCAGATTGCCGCGCTGGAGTGGGTACGCGATCACATCGGCGCGTTCGGTGGTGATCCCGAGCGGGTTACCGTCTTCGGCGAGTCGGCGGGGGGCATGAGCGTCGGGACGCTCCTCGGCATTCCGGCGGCGCAGGGTCTCTTCGAGCGCGCGATTCTTCAGAGCGGCGCAGCGCACAATGTGTCAACGGAGGCGAAGGCTGCCGAAGTCTCCCGGCTCTTCCTCGAGGAGCTCGGCGCGAACGGCGCGACCCCGGAGGCGGTGCAGAGCGCGCCCGTCGCAGCGCTCCTCGCGGCGCAGGGTGCGATCGCGGATCGCCTCGGAGTGATGCTCGGAGTCCTGCCGTGGCAGCCGAGTGTCGACGGTACGCTGGTCCCGGAGTCGCCCTACACCGCAATCGCGTCCGGGCGGGTCCGGCCTGTGCCGACGCTCATCGGAACGAACAAGGATGAGTGGCGGCTGTTCTTGATGGGGGATCCACGCCTTCGCACGCTCGACGAACCGGCCTTCGAGCGCCGGGTTCGCCGTACGCTGGAAGCGGTCGTCGGGTCGAACGACGAGCGGCTCGCGTTGAAGGCGGTGGCGCGGTACGGGCCCGCGCTGGGCACGCCGCTCCAGCGATGGTGTGCATTCCAATCCGATCGGGTGTTTCACGCGCCGGCCGCGATGTTGGCCGAGCGGTGCGCGGCGTCCGGCGCACCGGCCTATACGTACCGATTCGACTGGGTGCCGCCGATGGTCGGGGCGTACACCGGATCCTTCCACGCACTCGAGATTCCGTTCGTGTTCGGTACTCTTCGCGGCGGCTTCCTGCGCGCAGTCCTCGGCGCGACGGTGGACGCGCGCAGCCTGTCGAATCGGATGCAGCAGTCTTGGCTGTCCTTCGCTCGCGACGGCCGGCCGGCAGCCGACAACCTGCCGGCGTGGGAGTCCTTCACGACCGAGAATCCCCGCACGATGATTCTCGCGCCGGGGTGTGGGGTTCGCGAAGATGTGCACGCGCCGGCGGTTCGGTTCTTCGGCCCCCTCCTCGACGGCTGA
- a CDS encoding cytochrome c peroxidase, which yields MNALVLIAAIVATTFTANSAVAEDAKPKREIVKSGDYELVLPLGLQADSAYIPEDNPLSAEKVSLGKLLFFDKRLSKDGNISCASCHNPFHGFADTDPTSSGVGFLTGLRNSPTSINRLFSAEQFWDGRAKDLEEQSHGPLTNPVEMAMASHDDVVKEVARLQGYAPLFEKAFGKGEITMPRIAQAIASYERTVLAGNAPYDRYRAGNKGAMSAEQVKGLELFEGKADCATCHVSFNFSDEMYHNLGVGWDAKGKKFADPGRFDMTEKDADKGKFKTPTLRNVTDTAPYMHDGSEATLRDVMVLYNRGGNANPGLDAKMKALNLSDTEIDALVAFMFALTGPVTNAEPPAPGSLPK from the coding sequence ATGAATGCCCTCGTACTGATAGCTGCCATCGTCGCGACGACCTTCACCGCGAACTCCGCGGTTGCCGAAGACGCCAAACCCAAACGCGAGATCGTGAAGTCGGGAGACTACGAGTTGGTTCTACCTCTCGGCCTGCAGGCGGACTCCGCGTACATCCCTGAAGACAACCCGCTCAGCGCGGAGAAGGTCTCGCTCGGCAAGCTGCTCTTCTTCGACAAGCGGCTGTCCAAAGACGGCAACATCTCGTGCGCGTCCTGCCACAACCCGTTTCACGGGTTCGCCGATACGGATCCGACGTCCTCCGGGGTCGGGTTCCTGACCGGCCTGCGCAACAGCCCCACTTCGATAAACCGCCTGTTCTCCGCCGAGCAGTTTTGGGACGGACGCGCGAAGGATCTCGAAGAGCAATCCCACGGCCCGCTCACGAACCCGGTCGAGATGGCGATGGCGTCCCACGACGACGTGGTGAAGGAGGTGGCGCGACTTCAGGGCTACGCGCCCCTGTTCGAGAAGGCGTTCGGGAAGGGCGAGATCACGATGCCCCGGATCGCGCAGGCGATCGCGTCCTACGAGCGTACGGTTCTGGCCGGCAACGCCCCGTACGACCGCTACCGCGCGGGGAACAAGGGCGCGATGAGCGCGGAGCAGGTGAAGGGGCTCGAGCTCTTCGAGGGCAAGGCCGACTGCGCAACCTGCCACGTCTCGTTCAACTTCAGTGACGAGATGTACCACAACTTGGGCGTCGGCTGGGACGCCAAGGGAAAGAAGTTCGCCGACCCGGGCCGCTTCGACATGACCGAAAAGGACGCTGACAAGGGCAAGTTCAAGACCCCCACCCTACGCAACGTGACCGACACCGCGCCCTACATGCACGACGGCTCGGAAGCGACGCTGCGCGACGTAATGGTGCTCTACAATCGCGGCGGGAACGCCAACCCCGGCCTCGACGCGAAGATGAAGGCGCTCAATCTGAGCGACACCGAAATCGACGCCCTCGTCGCCTTCATGTTCGCGCTCACCGGCCCCGTGACGAACGCCGAGCCACCGGCGCCGGGAAGCCTTCCGAAGTAG
- a CDS encoding SelT/SelW/SelH family (seleno)protein, whose amino-acid sequence MKISIEYCGRUNYLPQASSLAATLTAKFQVEPELIKGDNGVFDVVVDGKKIFSKHETGRFPEEREIVDALGDG is encoded by the coding sequence ATGAAGATCTCGATCGAATACTGCGGCCGTTGAAACTACCTGCCCCAGGCCTCCAGTTTGGCGGCCACATTGACAGCGAAGTTCCAGGTCGAGCCCGAACTCATCAAGGGGGACAACGGCGTCTTCGACGTCGTCGTCGACGGGAAGAAGATCTTCTCAAAGCACGAGACCGGTCGGTTCCCCGAGGAGAGGGAGATCGTAGACGCGCTCGGCGACGGATGA
- a CDS encoding nitroreductase family deazaflavin-dependent oxidoreductase, giving the protein MAESKPQPISASQEKVASVFIRWMTAANTWVYRATGGKLGNKFMRGAPVCLISTTGRKSGQKRTVALIFLQDGEDVILVASKGGMEHHPQWYLNMEANSDVEVEMGTTVTPMKARRASDDEKAAYWPKLVEVYPDYADYQARTTRNIPVMVLSPS; this is encoded by the coding sequence ATGGCAGAATCGAAACCGCAGCCCATCTCGGCAAGCCAAGAAAAAGTCGCAAGCGTGTTCATCCGGTGGATGACCGCGGCCAACACCTGGGTCTACCGGGCGACTGGCGGGAAGCTCGGGAACAAGTTCATGCGGGGCGCGCCCGTGTGCCTGATCAGCACGACGGGTCGGAAGTCCGGGCAGAAGAGAACCGTCGCGTTGATCTTCCTGCAAGACGGGGAGGATGTGATCCTGGTCGCGTCGAAGGGCGGCATGGAGCACCATCCGCAGTGGTACCTCAACATGGAGGCGAACTCGGATGTGGAAGTCGAGATGGGTACGACGGTCACGCCGATGAAGGCGCGTCGCGCTTCGGACGACGAGAAGGCGGCGTACTGGCCGAAGCTCGTGGAGGTCTATCCGGACTACGCGGACTACCAGGCACGGACGACGCGCAATATTCCGGTGATGGTGTTGTCGCCCTCGTGA
- a CDS encoding zinc-dependent peptidase codes for MGLFDFFRNRRRRRLRNEPFPEEWRPVVEQNFEMFHRLSAEDQTELLQHMNVFLAEKTFEGCGDLEMTDEIRITIAAQACVLLLHQDDPHYYPDLSTILVYPHAYVAKAKEILPGGIVIEGTSARLGESWVRGCVVLSWDDVRSGAADAADGHNVVLHEFAHQLDQEDGASDGAPILDQRSQYVTWARVLGDEFAELQRAAERGKRTDIDKYGATNAAEFFAVITESFFERPRSLHKKHPELYEELKMFYKQDPLSFEDSR; via the coding sequence ATGGGTCTGTTCGACTTCTTTCGCAATCGTCGCCGCCGCCGGCTCCGCAACGAGCCGTTTCCCGAGGAGTGGCGGCCGGTCGTCGAGCAGAATTTCGAGATGTTCCACCGCCTCTCGGCGGAGGACCAGACGGAGCTGCTCCAACACATGAACGTCTTTCTCGCCGAGAAGACGTTCGAGGGCTGCGGCGATCTCGAGATGACGGACGAGATACGCATCACCATCGCCGCCCAGGCATGTGTCCTTTTGCTTCATCAGGACGACCCGCACTACTACCCCGATCTGTCCACCATCCTCGTCTATCCCCACGCGTACGTGGCCAAGGCCAAGGAGATCCTGCCCGGAGGCATCGTGATCGAGGGCACCTCGGCCCGCCTCGGTGAGTCCTGGGTCCGAGGCTGTGTCGTGCTCTCCTGGGACGACGTCCGTTCTGGCGCTGCCGATGCGGCCGACGGGCACAACGTCGTGCTGCACGAGTTCGCCCACCAACTCGACCAGGAGGACGGCGCTTCGGACGGCGCTCCGATTCTCGACCAGCGGTCCCAGTACGTCACGTGGGCTCGCGTTCTCGGGGACGAGTTCGCGGAACTACAGCGCGCCGCCGAGCGTGGGAAGCGCACCGACATCGACAAGTACGGTGCGACGAACGCGGCGGAGTTCTTCGCCGTCATCACGGAGTCGTTCTTCGAACGCCCCCGTTCTCTTCACAAGAAGCATCCTGAGCTCTACGAGGAGCTCAAGATGTTCTACAAGCAGGACCCGCTGAGCTTCGAAGACTCGCGCTGA
- a CDS encoding SAM-dependent chlorinase/fluorinase, with product MSADSRFTPNGIVTLTTDFGTSDGYVGAMKGVLLSHAAGLTVLDVAHEIGPQNVAHGAAVLRTACPWFPTGTVHVAVVDPGVGTERSALVLLAGGHIFVGPDNGLLTLAADALGGATEARRIDPTGALASVLPESMSATFHGRDVFAPTGAALASGHLPSTEVGPVHEPVRLSQPAPTPEAGGFEGSVTHVDRFGNAVTNISATHLPGFPKAAYQASAGGEAVDLVATYAAVTSGAVCALVGSDGFVEIAVRDGSAADQLGLGSGSSIRVLPASRA from the coding sequence ATGTCTGCCGACAGTCGCTTCACGCCGAACGGAATCGTGACACTCACGACCGACTTCGGGACGAGCGACGGCTACGTCGGCGCGATGAAGGGCGTCCTCCTCTCTCACGCGGCCGGACTCACCGTCCTCGACGTCGCCCACGAGATCGGACCACAGAACGTGGCCCATGGCGCGGCCGTCCTACGGACGGCGTGCCCCTGGTTTCCGACCGGAACCGTCCACGTGGCCGTGGTCGATCCGGGGGTCGGCACCGAGCGATCTGCGCTCGTGCTCCTCGCGGGCGGGCACATCTTCGTCGGCCCCGACAACGGGCTGCTCACCCTCGCCGCGGACGCGCTCGGAGGCGCGACTGAAGCCCGCAGAATCGATCCCACCGGAGCGCTCGCGTCGGTGTTGCCCGAGTCGATGTCGGCGACCTTCCACGGACGCGACGTCTTTGCGCCGACCGGGGCTGCCCTGGCTTCGGGGCACCTCCCGTCGACAGAGGTCGGCCCGGTCCACGAGCCGGTCCGCCTCTCCCAACCCGCGCCCACGCCGGAGGCGGGCGGGTTCGAAGGCTCGGTGACCCACGTGGATCGGTTCGGCAACGCCGTTACCAACATCTCCGCCACCCACCTCCCCGGATTTCCAAAGGCCGCCTACCAGGCATCGGCGGGCGGCGAGGCCGTCGATCTCGTGGCGACGTATGCCGCCGTCACTTCGGGTGCCGTCTGCGCGCTCGTGGGGAGCGATGGCTTCGTCGAGATCGCCGTCCGAGACGGGAGCGCGGCCGACCAGCTGGGCCTCGGGTCCGGCAGCTCCATCCGCGTGCTTCCCGCGTCGCGCGCATGA
- a CDS encoding TSUP family transporter, whose protein sequence is MLIVCVAAFLSAGLTLFSGFGLGSLLLPVFAIFFPIETAVVATALVHLANNLFKGALLGRFANMGVVLRFGVPALLAAVVGAYLLDALAGAEPLTTWQLGSRTCAITPVGIVIGLLVVGFSAFELHPVSRSMGFEVRWMPAGGALSGFLGGLSGHQGAMRTAFLIRLGMSKEAFLGTGILCAILVDLARLSTYAALSGGPRFGEVAGQTSLVVGATVSAFAGSWVGRRLLPKVEMQSIHLLVGVLLAVLGLAIAVGIV, encoded by the coding sequence ATGCTGATCGTCTGCGTTGCGGCCTTTCTTTCGGCCGGCCTGACCCTGTTCTCGGGCTTCGGCTTGGGCTCGCTGCTCCTGCCGGTGTTCGCGATCTTCTTTCCGATCGAGACGGCCGTCGTCGCGACGGCCCTCGTCCATCTCGCGAACAACCTCTTCAAGGGGGCCCTGCTCGGCCGATTTGCGAACATGGGTGTCGTGCTCCGGTTCGGGGTGCCCGCCCTTCTCGCCGCTGTCGTCGGAGCGTATCTGCTCGATGCTCTCGCCGGTGCCGAGCCCCTCACTACGTGGCAGCTCGGCAGCCGTACGTGCGCGATCACGCCGGTGGGGATCGTGATCGGACTTCTCGTCGTCGGGTTCTCCGCGTTCGAGTTGCATCCGGTCAGTCGTTCGATGGGATTCGAGGTGCGCTGGATGCCGGCTGGCGGCGCTCTCTCGGGATTTCTTGGAGGGTTGTCGGGCCACCAGGGAGCGATGCGCACCGCCTTTCTGATTCGGCTCGGAATGAGCAAGGAAGCGTTCCTCGGCACGGGGATTCTGTGCGCGATTCTCGTCGATCTGGCCCGCCTCTCGACCTACGCGGCGCTCTCGGGTGGGCCGCGCTTCGGCGAGGTCGCGGGGCAGACGTCGCTCGTCGTAGGCGCGACGGTGAGCGCGTTTGCGGGAAGCTGGGTCGGGCGCCGGCTCCTGCCGAAGGTCGAAATGCAATCGATCCACCTCCTGGTGGGGGTGTTGCTCGCCGTACTTGGGCTCGCGATCGCCGTCGGGATCGTCTGA
- a CDS encoding methylamine dehydrogenase light chain, whose amino-acid sequence MSVLDRWFEGMTRGLARRSGRRSFLARVGLGLVGGAAVPLLPVARAAKGPARVSAAPEDIEGPEGDSQDCEYWRYCAIDGLLCGCCGGSTTACPPGTEMAPVTWVGTCRNPADGKDYIISYNDCCGKKVCGRCFCNRNEGERPAYHWYRNNDINWCYGTKSQVYHCSVAIVLGVAVEGQPEK is encoded by the coding sequence ATGAGTGTGCTCGATCGTTGGTTTGAAGGGATGACGCGCGGCCTCGCGCGGCGCTCGGGTCGCAGGAGCTTTCTTGCTCGTGTGGGCCTGGGGCTGGTCGGGGGCGCTGCGGTGCCTCTCCTGCCGGTCGCGCGAGCGGCGAAGGGTCCAGCGCGTGTGTCGGCCGCACCCGAAGACATCGAGGGTCCCGAGGGCGACTCGCAGGATTGCGAGTATTGGCGGTACTGCGCGATCGACGGTCTGCTCTGCGGCTGTTGCGGGGGATCGACTACCGCGTGCCCGCCGGGGACGGAGATGGCGCCGGTCACATGGGTCGGTACTTGTCGCAATCCGGCCGACGGGAAAGATTACATCATCTCGTACAACGACTGTTGCGGGAAGAAGGTGTGCGGGCGTTGCTTCTGCAACCGCAACGAGGGGGAGCGGCCCGCTTATCATTGGTATCGTAACAACGACATCAACTGGTGTTACGGGACGAAGTCGCAGGTATATCACTGCTCCGTCGCCATCGTGCTCGGTGTCGCCGTCGAAGGCCAACCGGAGAAATGA
- a CDS encoding FAD-binding oxidoreductase: MSGSTGTSPFEDAVGAAHVTEAAPTDAIDGVMPRWVVETATAAEVAVVMKIAHDHGLSVVARGLGRHLTLGNAPRTVDVVLSLSRMNRVLSYEPADMTVQVEAGCSLLALGVVLFESSQWLPLDPPFVPQTTVGGLLATNLTGPLRASQGSARDLLIGIRTVAPDGTIVAGGGRVVKNVAGYDLPKMHIGALGTLGIIVEATFKVRPRPHEERALEITCKDPAEAATMALEMRDACEPFWLHLGNQGDAAWTIVAGAGGRSEEVTAALASYRRIAEARGATMRDVSNAAETRHHLADSSAEADRNVLRISTLPTRVGARLVSLEAAATRLGAAPAFHCDIACGIIRMSIDAAAHLADLVAEARPTIERDGGCLVVERANAADKQTLSEIGGVWGDAGSGLPLMRGLKEAFDPTALLSPGRFVGGI; this comes from the coding sequence GTGAGCGGCTCGACGGGCACCAGTCCGTTCGAAGACGCCGTCGGCGCGGCGCATGTCACCGAAGCAGCACCAACCGACGCGATCGACGGCGTGATGCCGCGATGGGTCGTCGAGACGGCCACCGCGGCTGAAGTCGCCGTGGTTATGAAGATCGCGCATGACCACGGGCTCTCGGTGGTCGCCCGCGGGCTCGGCCGGCACCTCACTCTCGGCAACGCGCCGCGCACCGTCGACGTGGTCCTGTCGCTCTCCCGCATGAACCGGGTGCTCTCGTACGAGCCGGCCGACATGACGGTACAGGTGGAAGCGGGCTGTTCGCTGCTCGCTCTCGGAGTGGTCCTGTTCGAGTCGAGCCAGTGGCTGCCCCTCGACCCGCCGTTCGTCCCGCAGACGACCGTCGGCGGACTCCTCGCGACGAATCTGACGGGTCCGTTGCGGGCATCGCAGGGCTCGGCCCGCGACCTTCTGATCGGAATCCGAACGGTCGCTCCCGACGGGACCATCGTCGCCGGGGGTGGTCGGGTGGTGAAGAACGTCGCGGGATACGATCTCCCCAAGATGCACATCGGCGCGCTCGGCACGCTCGGGATCATCGTGGAGGCCACGTTCAAAGTTCGGCCCCGCCCCCACGAAGAGCGCGCCCTCGAGATCACCTGCAAGGATCCGGCGGAGGCGGCGACGATGGCTCTCGAGATGCGGGACGCCTGCGAACCGTTCTGGCTTCATCTCGGAAATCAGGGCGACGCGGCCTGGACGATCGTCGCCGGTGCCGGTGGACGATCCGAGGAAGTCACCGCCGCTCTTGCGAGCTACCGTCGAATCGCGGAAGCGCGCGGCGCTACCATGCGCGACGTCTCAAACGCAGCCGAGACGCGGCATCACCTCGCGGATTCTAGCGCGGAGGCCGACCGCAACGTGCTTCGAATCTCCACGCTCCCGACGCGCGTCGGCGCCCGCCTGGTCTCTCTCGAGGCCGCCGCGACGCGGCTCGGAGCGGCGCCCGCGTTCCACTGCGACATCGCCTGCGGGATCATCCGAATGAGCATCGACGCCGCCGCCCACCTCGCAGACCTCGTGGCCGAAGCCCGGCCCACCATCGAACGAGACGGCGGATGCCTCGTCGTCGAGCGCGCAAACGCGGCCGACAAACAGACGCTGTCAGAGATCGGCGGTGTCTGGGGCGACGCCGGTTCGGGTCTGCCACTCATGCGCGGCCTAAAGGAAGCCTTCGATCCCACTGCGCTCTTGTCCCCCGGCCGCTTCGTGGGAGGAATCTGA
- a CDS encoding FAD-linked oxidase C-terminal domain-containing protein: MLPPGFAQRLRGLVGGDGVVDQPESLLVYECDGYTLERGAPDMVVLPRTPAEVAEVLRLLWAEGIPFVPRGAGTGLSGGTLPVEAPVMVCTSRLQEIESVDVANRRVVAQAGVVNLWVTRAVSEAGLHFAPDPSSQTACTIGGNVAENSGGPHTLKYGVTTNHVLGVELVLPTGEIVELGGPVEDHIGYDLTGLVVGSEGTMGLVTRATLRLSRTPESYRTFLAVFDSVAEASEAVSSIIADGIIPAALEMMDGLILRAVEEAFHAGLPVDAGAVLLIELDGPEAGLSSQAEEVRALCTRHGAVEVRSAADDAQRALLWKARKRAFGAVGRLAPNYCTQDGVVPRTQVPEILRRISATAEKYSLRIGNVFHAGDGNIHPIILFDERDTDEVQRVLAAGKEILEACVELGGSVTGEHGIGVEKIAQMPLLFSPDDLHAMTTLRSVFDPERRANPHKLLPDSKVCVEARAPRRQAAM, encoded by the coding sequence ATGCTGCCTCCGGGATTCGCTCAGCGTCTGCGAGGTCTCGTGGGCGGCGATGGCGTCGTCGACCAACCCGAGTCGCTCCTCGTCTATGAATGCGACGGGTATACGCTGGAGCGCGGGGCGCCCGATATGGTCGTACTGCCCCGCACCCCGGCCGAAGTCGCCGAGGTGCTCCGACTGCTGTGGGCCGAGGGCATCCCGTTCGTTCCGCGTGGCGCCGGCACCGGACTGTCCGGCGGGACGCTTCCGGTCGAGGCACCGGTCATGGTGTGTACGAGCCGCCTGCAAGAGATCGAATCCGTCGACGTCGCCAACCGGCGGGTCGTCGCCCAAGCCGGCGTCGTGAACCTCTGGGTGACACGAGCCGTCAGCGAAGCGGGGCTCCACTTCGCGCCGGACCCGTCGAGCCAGACCGCATGCACGATCGGCGGAAACGTCGCCGAGAACTCGGGGGGCCCACACACGCTGAAGTACGGCGTGACGACGAACCACGTGCTCGGCGTCGAGCTCGTTCTCCCCACCGGCGAAATCGTCGAACTCGGAGGTCCCGTCGAAGACCACATCGGCTACGACCTGACCGGTCTCGTCGTCGGGTCCGAAGGCACGATGGGTCTCGTGACGCGTGCCACCTTGCGGCTCTCGCGAACCCCCGAGTCGTATCGAACGTTCCTCGCCGTCTTCGACTCGGTCGCCGAGGCGAGCGAGGCCGTCTCCAGCATCATCGCCGACGGAATCATTCCCGCCGCGCTCGAGATGATGGACGGACTAATTCTACGCGCCGTCGAAGAGGCGTTCCACGCCGGTCTGCCGGTGGATGCGGGCGCCGTTCTATTGATCGAGCTCGACGGGCCCGAGGCCGGCCTCTCCTCCCAAGCCGAGGAAGTTCGCGCCCTGTGCACACGGCACGGCGCCGTCGAGGTCCGCAGCGCAGCCGACGATGCCCAGCGGGCTCTGCTCTGGAAAGCGCGGAAGCGCGCGTTTGGAGCCGTTGGAAGGCTCGCGCCCAACTACTGCACGCAGGACGGTGTCGTTCCGCGCACCCAGGTCCCGGAGATCCTCCGGCGCATCTCGGCCACCGCCGAGAAGTACTCTCTACGGATCGGCAACGTGTTCCACGCCGGTGATGGCAACATCCATCCGATCATCCTCTTCGACGAGCGCGACACGGACGAAGTGCAGCGCGTCCTCGCGGCCGGCAAGGAGATCCTGGAGGCTTGCGTGGAGCTCGGCGGCAGCGTCACGGGCGAGCACGGCATCGGCGTCGAGAAGATCGCGCAGATGCCCCTCCTCTTCTCGCCCGACGACCTCCACGCCATGACGACGCTGCGCTCCGTCTTCGATCCCGAGCGGCGCGCCAATCCGCACAAGCTGCTGCCCGACTCGAAGGTCTGCGTCGAGGCACGCGCCCCCAGACGACAGGCGGCGATGTGA
- a CDS encoding isocitrate lyase/phosphoenolpyruvate mutase family protein, with translation MTRDEAIGHADVLYAPGLSDIGDIRSVVAAVDRPLNALVLPGASTVAEIFETGVARISFKSAFNLATNAALVEAANEILGPGATAFWTKTLESAGAINEAFKGS, from the coding sequence GTGACCCGCGATGAGGCGATCGGGCACGCCGATGTTCTCTACGCACCTGGCTTGAGCGATATCGGGGACATCCGGAGCGTCGTCGCGGCCGTCGATCGACCGCTCAACGCACTCGTGTTGCCCGGTGCGTCCACCGTCGCCGAGATCTTCGAAACCGGCGTGGCTCGAATCTCGTTTAAGAGCGCGTTCAACCTGGCGACGAACGCAGCGCTCGTCGAAGCCGCGAACGAAATCCTCGGTCCCGGCGCGACCGCGTTCTGGACGAAGACACTCGAATCGGCGGGGGCGATCAACGAGGCGTTCAAGGGCTCCTAG